In the genome of Penaeus monodon isolate SGIC_2016 chromosome 30, NSTDA_Pmon_1, whole genome shotgun sequence, the window NNNNNNNNNNNNNNNNNNNNNNNNNNNNNNNNNNNNNNNNNNNNNNNNNNNNNNNNNNNNNNNNNNNNNNNNNNNNNNNNNNNNNNNNNNNNNNNNNNNNNNNNNNNNNNNNNNNNNNNNNNNNNNNNNNNNNNNNNNNNNNNNNNNNNNNNNNNNNNNNNNNNNNNNNNNNNNNNNNNNNNNNNNNNNNNNNNNNNNNNNNNNNNNNNNNNNNNNNNNNNNNNNNNNNNNNNNNNNNNNNNNNNNNNNNNNNNNNNNNNNNNNNNNNNNNNNNNNNNNNNNNNNNNNNNNNNNNNNNNNNNNNNNNTNNNNNNNNNNNNNNNNNNNNNNNNNNNNNNNNNNNNNNNNNNNNNNNNNTANNNNNNNNNNNNNNNNNNNNNNNNNNNNNNNNNNNNNNNNNNNNNNNNNNNNNNNNNNNNNNNNNNNNNNNNNNNNNNNNNNNNNNNNNNNNNNNNNNNNNNNNNNNNNNNNNNNNNNNNNNNNNNNNNNNNNNNNNNNNNNNNNNNNNNNNNNNNNNNNNNNNNNNNNNNNNNNNNNNNNNNNNNNNNNNNNNNNNNNNNNNNNNNNNNNNNNNNCCCGTCAGATAAGGGTTANNNNNNNNNNNNNNNNNNNNNNNNNNNNNNNNNNNNNNNNNNNNNNNNNNNNNNNNNNNNNNNNNNNNNNNNNNNNNNNNNNNNNNNNNNNNNNNNNNNNNNNNNNNNNNNNNNNNNNNNNNNNNNNNNNNNNNNNNNNNNNNNNNNNNNNNNNNNNNNNNNNNNNNNNNNNNNNNNNNNNNNNNNNNNNNNNNNNNNNNNNNNNNNNNNNNNNNNNNNNNNNNNNNNNNNNNNNNNNNNNNNNNNNNNNNNNNNNNNNNNNNNNNNNNNNNNNNNNNNNNNNNNNNNNNNNNNNNNNNNNNNNNNNNNNNNNNNNNNNNNNNNNNNNNNNNNNNNNNNNNNNNNNNNNNNNNNNNNNNNNNNNNNNNNNNNNNNNNNNNNNNNNNNNNNNNNNNNNNNNNNNNNNNNNNNNNNNNNNNNNNNNNNNNNNNNNNNNNNNNNNNNNNNNNNNNNNNNNNNNNNNNNNNNNNNNNNNNNNNNNNNNNNNNNNNNNNNATGCAAATAGCAATTAATGGAATTGCTGCAACATAATTCATGGGCTCACTGCCTCTGAGCTAGCTAAAATATAAGATCTACACAATGCATAAATGTGATGTACACCAAGTGTGGGCAACCGGCTTGTATACTTGAAAAAAGACTCACtttgatacaaaaatatatgaaataatgatgccTTAGTGTCATTTTTTTACTTAAACTTCTGCAAAGGTAACCAACTATCATAATGGTGGCAAAATATGAGTGTAAACAGATAACAAATTGAAACTGTCAAGTTTTTACTGATCGTACATCATACAGTTCTTTTGAGCTATAGGTTTTTGAGTTGGCATATTTCATGCATCACTGCTCAAAaggatatgaaaatataataataattatttgccaTAAGACTATCCTCTGGTGGCCTTTCTGTACATGGTTTCCCAGTAAGAcatcattttcctttaaaaaggcaaaaaattaccttaatatttcttttttttcaattaaaaaaatgaagacaaaggtTTTATCAcgctttaatttttgtttgttcttttaacAGACAAAAGAGCTATGGAATTGgatctcagaaaaaaaagaaaaagagaaatgaaaaatgtcTGAGAAAAAGTAATTTGGACTTTGGgcattactatttcttttaatCTACAATAGTAAAGTAATATATGAAAAGAGAGCTCAAATTGATCAATATGCAATTAAGTTTTTTGCAATCATATTAGTGGTTTggtttgttatataaaataaaatgcagaGAACCATTCTAGAAACCCACATTTTTGGGTTGCTCAGGCAGCATTACTAAAAGTTTGTAATAATTTGGTATATAATTGATAGTTTAGCAACAAgaatatggaaaataataatagtaataatttatctGTGATACTTGATCCATTTGGCAGTCAACATATTCAATTTATGTTCTTcagtatatttttcatataaactaATCTTGATGCATTGTGAATGATTCAGcaacatgaaacaaaaataacagaccAAAAATTGACATAATTCATTATAGTAACAATATTTTCAACAGAATCAATCAAATGTTGGAGGTGGGCTAGCTAATGTATAGGCAAGCACAAATTTGCAGGATGTCACATGCAAACTATATCTCAAGTGTGCTAATTCTAATATTTGAATTCTCGAACAATTCTCTTTTGGGCTTCCTCTTTTTAATTTGGTATCTATCAACATGCTTTACTCTAATCCAATTATATCTAGTAAAAAGAGGTAGGCTGGACATACCCTAAGTCATATAAAATGTAATGTGATAAAATGCTGCAAAATCCATTAGaatgaacatatatacaaaaaatgagtgaaaaattTGGAACACCTTTCCAGTAGTACCTCTGATACCCCACAAAAGTATGCATTTGGGGCCTATCATTCACAAAGGAATTTTTTCCATGTTTGCACAAGCATGATACTTCCCTTAACTCTATTTCAACCATGGAAGCCCATGCCTATCCAGCTGGTCCCCTTAAATCAGGGAATGTTGTAATATTTGTAAATACTATAATTTTGATAACCAATAGAAAAATTGGTAATAATACTTCAAACACTGATTTAACACTTTAAAATGCTTGGCCTTACTTTCCCAAGGGCAGACTACTATGCGTTTCAAGAGCCTTGACCCATTGTTTTTTGCAGATCTCTTCCAAATGAATAGTCAGATCAGTATGACACTTTAACATGGTGTGTTACACACCATACCCTATTTTTTTTGTACTATAgtgaattatataatgtaatctgTATGCCTTCTAAGCTGAAGGATACTATGTTACCTAAGTCAAGAGTAAATGCCATAATTAAGTGCATTTGGCAATGTACTATAGCACCAAAAGTTAGGGCAGGATATAAAACATGCTGTGCTAAAGTGCCATACTCATCTGACTATTTGTTTGAAAAATAATGGGTCAAGGCACAGACTGAAGTAAATTCACTCTTTATTCTACTTATACAAACCATACTGAACACTTTAGAACAACTTAAAGCTTAAACTGAGGAACTATTACCCAATTTTTCTGATTCTGTTCCAGTTGGACATACATATTACAAGACATGTTTATGAAGATGCAACTTTTGCTTCTAATCTTCCCTCAAGACCTCCTACCCCTGGAGGATTTCGAAGTTGACCTTCTTGGCTGCTTCTGTAGTACTATTCGTTTCACACTGGTTTTTGGGCTCCACTCAGCGTTCCTTTGGGACAGACTTTCTACTGTGGGGGATTGTGATGTCCTAGCCATTTTGGAAGGTGGTTGCTGGAATGGGTTTCGTCTCTGCAGTCAGGGGGGATGATTCTTGGTCCTGCTTCACTAATATTTTCTCGAACAGTGATTCCGTCCTCGTGATGGTAACTTCCTTGGTAGGATGCATTTTCTGTTGGTGACTGATATGCAGTTCTTTGTTCACTTGCTTTTCAGGACAGTATGGACATGCATAGGGTCGTGACTTTGCATGCTTTGAGGTGTGTGTCTTGTAATCATTATAGTTTAAAGTCTTGTACGGACAATCTGAACAGGTAAAAAATTTGTCTTCTATATGGCTAATCTTGTGATAGTTCAAAAGATCTTCACTTTCAAAAGATTTTTCGCACTGGGAACACTTATTTAAAGCCGTGTCACAATTCTCACTGCTACTTTGCCTCTTTCTgctttcaacattattattaacactacttTCCACTACCATACTGCTCGTCACAGTGTGGGTCAGCACATGGTCACCATTACCACTCTGAACAGCTTTAAGATCGACAAGTTCcttaatttcatttttccttttttctccaacaatctgaaaattgaaaaacattaaaaatatatttttttgctcagAACTTAAAAACATAAACCTCagttttcacttcctttctttcattcaatGATTCATAAAGTATATTCAAATTATACTCTACAAAGAACtaccaataagaaaaaaaaaaaattttgcaaatataGAAGCACTATCCANNNNNNNNNNNNNNNNNNNNNNNNNNNNNNNNNNNNNNNNNNNNNNNNNNNNNNNNNNNNNNNNNNNNATCCACTGGATCtacgtgatgaaaaaaaaaaaaaataaatatgatggaTAAAAATCNNNNNNNNNNNNNNNNNNNNNNNNNNNNNNNNNNNNNNNNNNNNNNNNNNNNNNNNNNNNNNNNNNNNNNNNNNNNNNNNNNNNNNNNNNNNNNNNNNNNNNNNNNNNNNNNNNNNNNNNNNNNNNNNNNNNNNNNNNNNNNNNNNNNNNNNNNNNNNNNNNNNNNNNNNNNNNNNNNNNNNNNNNNNNNNNNNNNNNNNNNNNNNNNNNNNNNNNNNNNNNNNNNNNNNNNNNNNNNNNNNNNNNNNNNNNNNNNNNNNNNNNNNNNNNNNNNNNNNNNNNNNNNNNNNNNNNNNNNNNNNNNNNNNNNNNNNNNNNNNNNNNNNNNNNNNNNNNNNNNNNNNNNNNNNNNNNNNNNNNNNNNNNNNNNNNNNNNNNNNNNNNNNNNNNNNNNNNNNNNNNNNNNNNNNNNNNNNNNNNNNNNNNNNNNNNNNNNNNNNNNNNNNNNNNNNNNNNNNNNNNNNNNNNNNNNNNNNNNNNNNNNNNNNNNNNNNNNNNNNNNNNNNNNNNNNNNNNNNNNNNNNNNNNNNNNNNNNNNNNNNNNNNNNNNNNNNNNNNNNNNNNNNNNNNNNNNNNNNNNNNNNNNNNNNNNNNNNNNNNNNNNNNNNNNNNNNNNNNNNNNNNNNNNNNNNNNNNNNNNNNNNNNNNNNNNNNNNNNNNNNNNNNNNNNNNNNNNNNNNNNNNNNNNNNNNNNNNNNNNNNNNNNNNNNNNNNNNNNNNNNNNNNNNNNNNNNNNNNNNNNNNNNNNNNNNNNNNAATAGCAGCATCAGTGGCAgcttttttcctaaaatttcagAGATCGGGGTAAGTATGGCATATCAACAAGGCCTCACATTTTCCTCCTTGGCACCAAGATCTTGTGAAACTgtttatgtgtaaacaaaataaagCCACAGTGGACAGTGTATGGACTTGGCACCAATGGGGTNNNNNNNNNNNNNNNNNNNNNNNNNNNNNNNNNNNNNNNTTGACCCCAAAAGCAAATTATTACAATCTCATTGATTAATACATATCAGCACTGCTCCTCAATAATCTAATGGAAAAAGTGAGNNNNNNNNNNNNNNNNNNNNNNNNNNNNNNNNNNNNNNNNNNNNNNNCATTATACTAACCTCAACCAGTTCTCCATTTATAGGAAATTCTGCTAAACTCACAGGTTCCACTATTTTGACTCCATCCACTACTTCTTGTTTGATGCTTTGAAATACTGTCTGGTTCTCCTGGGGATAATATATGGGTCAATTATTCAAGAGCACATGAAGGTAAGTTATTTTAATAAACCTTCctaaaagtaatattatatcaACAGCATAGGAATGTTCATTCACAGAATGTTTTATCATAGTCAATAGCAAAGAAATTTGTTGTGAAATTAAACATGCAAAAAAGTGCTGAATTAGGTGCCTATCACACAAATACATTTTCAatcaattttaaataataatcatgtGCACAGTGAAGACCCTGGAAACAGTACCCATTCTGAAGTCCCTGGAAATAGTACCCATTATCCTAGCAGagacaatatatgtgtgtttaggtCAAAAGATTTTGGTCCACTCTTTCATGACACCAAGACTTGAGTTNNNNNNNNNNNNNNNNNNNNNNNNNNNNNNNNNCATTAATTACCACTGAAGGCAGTATACAACATTTGTGTTAAAAAACAGAATTATATTAGCATCAGTAAAGAACCAAAGCCAGTCATTCCACTTTGTTGCCAATTACAAATccataaaaaaatcctttatttaaGGAATTTCTTTGAAGATGTACAGTAGTCTAAGAGAAGACCTTAGTCACTGACAAATAGAGCAAAATTGGTCTAGTGTGATATCCACTTTCAAAGTTATGCCATAATTCTACATTGACAGTATCAGTTGAATACCTAAAGATAtcaaatacatagaaatataaagaCAGGCCGATAGACACAAATAAATAAGAGGTACAGACAGCTCAAAAGGTTACAAAATTACCGAATGGTACGAGTTCTTGACTCAtcttatgcatatgtatttctcATTACAAAAGTGTGTGATAGCTTGCATAATAACATTTCAAATATTCTAATGTTTTTAAGAATTACTGGTGTTCCTTAAACACTTAATACCTGCATAAATTTGCAGGAAGTACATGATAGATATGTTAACTGAATTTTGAATTTTCTAAATATGTGTTATGATGTATATGACTGCTGCTTATACAAAACTCTTTGctcaataaagacaaaaaacatataaattcaaTCAaattggtgagggggggggggttgcttagAGGCAAGGAACACCAACAAGAAGGGGtataatgaggggaaaaaaaaaaaatacttggacCTTTAAAATACtgtcaaaatatagatatacctacTTAGCCATTATTTCNNNNNNNNNNNNNNNNNNNNNNNNNNNNNNNNNNNNNNNNNNNNNNNNNNNNNNNNNNNNNNNNNNNNNNNNNNNNNNNNNNNNNNNNNNNNNNNNNNNNNNNNNNNNNNNNNNNNNNNNNNNNNNNNNNNNNNNNNNNNNNNNNNNNNNNNNNNNNNNNNNNNNNNNNNNNNNNNNNNNNNNNNNNNNNNNNNNNNNNNNNNNNNNNNNNNNNNNNNNNNNNNNNNNNNNNNNNNNNNNNNNNNNNNNNNNNNNNNNNNNNNNNNNNNNNNNNNNNNNNNNNNNNNNNNNNNNNNNNNNNNNNNNNNNNNNNNNNNNNNNNNNNNNNNNNNNNNNNNNNNNNNNNNNNNNNNNNNNNNNNNNNNNNNNNNNNNNNNNNNNNNNNNNNNNNNNNNNNNNNNNNNNNNNNNNATTGATTATGCATTTTTCACCACTTTTAAAGATTAAAATTCTCTGGCAATGAGTTAGAGTCAATTAAagtgtaaaaagagaaaagacagctNNNNNNNNNNNNNNNNNNNNNNNNNNNNNNNNNNNAATACCCACCTTTAAAACACTGAAGATGACCAAGTCCAAAAGAGGCATTAGTAATGAAATACAGTACATTATGAACTACCTGGGATGATACATTATTGCTAATATGATTTTTCTTGAGTTCAAAACAATCAATTTCTGGCTATAGTACCAATCAGACTTTTAATTTGCTATATCTACTTTTTACTACAAGTATAGGTACATTTCAACTACCAAACTACAATATTTTACCAACTATTACTACATTTTTGCTCTTACAGcaaggaaaatataattttaatagtctAAATACATATCCATTAACATTTCTTGACAGAAACCTGATTCAAGCCATGTTTAAATTGGTTAAACTCATGACTGACTGGTCCTGAAAAAACATATATCCAAATCTGGTTGGTGATGTCATACAATGGCAGCTTTTTTTAAAACTCAATCTTGCATTTACGGGGTGATTTTCCCTATAAGGTCATTTGTGGTCAATCTGAATGAAAATATCTGatgttatacatatgtgtttatggtCTTTTTGATAGAGTTCGAGAGCTTCAGACATATTAGTCTACCTGTTATAACTTTTCAaagttttatatgtaaatataaagccAGTATTAGAAAGCCTACTCAGACTCTATTATTAAATTCTCAATAATGTAATTTGAACACAATGTTGGGGATACCCATGTTAGCTACTGAGGANNNNNNNNNNNNNNNNNNNNATGTTAAGTGATAGAAAGAGTTTTGATCGGTAATGACAATAGATATTGTAAGTTCTGAGACATATCCCTGTCTGAATTCGTAGTCTTTTGCCCAAACTCTCAGGTGATGTATTGATTTTGAAAATTGGTCTAACCtttgagagaagaaggagaacgaaTCAACAAATTCATAGTTTGGAGATTTGGGCATCTAAAGAGTCTGATAGCTGTTATCGTCTGTCACATCAAGATAAGTAAGAATAAGGGACTGTTATTGTGTTGCCATGCAAAGACCTTTAGTAAAGGCCACATGTAACATTAACCATTAAGTGAAGTAAAGAAGGAGGAGAACTCCTTAGtgtagggaggggaagaaaagcaaccctgaaactaaaaaaaaaagttaagagtaATAAAGATAGGGGGTGACACCCTTCCTTGCTTGGTGAGTCTGTGTTAATGAGTGTTAGTGTTATCCTGTAAATATCTGCTATAAAAAAGGCTGGTTAGTAGCAAAACTGAGTCAGAGGGCAGGAAACAGATCACATCTGTCTTACAAATGCTAGCCTAGCACTCCttgtctcactttctttctccttctgtgaCTAGTTGCCAGAGAGAGTCCAACACCTCATACCAACttaacaaataatagtaaataatagatatacatatatattatggataacaTGGAACTAATTAACTATTGTTAGCATACATGTGTGTCCAGGCCACACCCCCTCTGCCAGGGATGAAATTATTTGTCAGAAACTATGTTTTTTCATTCTAATTTGTTGTCATATGCCAATCAGACGAAAGTTTTGGGATGTTTACCAGATTTTAGATGTTTTCTAATACTCTTCGGAACATCACCACCTAAGGTGACTTTCTTGATACCAATATTGTTGACAAAATAGCACAAGTACTACATAATTCCGTATCCTTTCCAAACCTAATAGAACATTCAACTGTTGACTGTGTGCTTGGCCTGCAATACCACCAAATTTcaggtcttaaaaaaaaaaacatatccaaaTCTATTAGAAATAACTTGCAAGGAAAGAGCCATTGAGTCTGAATACCTTTGATGTTCCCTTGAGCTCTTTGATATCTAGAGACAAGACCTGACTGGTTTGACTCAACTCGAGTCAATCATGTATGTTGTCACTCAGCCAAGACTCAAAGTCTCATGTATAAAAAAATGGTCAATCAAACCAGAACTTAAGATCTGGCATATTAAAAATGTGGCTCTAATTCCATTTTCAAAAAAGttaattttgtgtatgtattttcatatatatgtacaNNNNNNNNNNNNNNNNNNNNNNNNNNNNNNNNNNNNNNNNNNNNNNNGNNNNNNNNNNNNNNNNNNNNNNNNNNNNNNNNNNNNNNNNNNNNNNNNNNNNNNNNNNNNNNNNNNNNNNNNNNNNNNNNNNNNNNNNNNNNNNNNNNNNNNNNNNNNNNNNNNNNNNNNNNNNNNNNNNNNNNNNNNNNNNNNNNNNNNNNNNNNNNNNNNNNNNNNNNNNNNNNNNNNNNNNNNNcacccacccacctacccaccaNNNNNNNNNNNNNNNNNNNNNNNNNNNNNNNNNNNNNNNNNNNNNNNNNNNNNNNNNNNNNNNNNNNNNNNNNNNNNNNNNNNNNNNNNNNNNNNNNNNNNNNNNNNNNNNNNNNNNNNNNNNNNNNNNNNNNNNNNNNNNNNNNNNNNNNNNNNNNNNNNNNNNNNNNNNNNNNNTATTAAANNNNNNNNNNNNNNNNNNNNNNNNNNNNNNNNNNNNNNNNNNNNNNNNNNNNNNNNNNNNNNNNNNNNNNNNNNNNNNNNNNNNNNNNNNNNNNCCATATTTATACACCCATGACTCTAAGTATATAGATGTAAATGAGGTCATTAATTACTAAATAGTTTTCATACCTGCAAATATATCAGCCAATTCTGCAATTCCACAAAAAGTGTGCAttttatatcaaacacacaccagCTCTGATAGGGATATCATATTTCTGAAACTGCTCTCTCACAGGTTACTACCTACATTTCCAAACACATGGTATTTATGTCAAGCTatggaaataaaaaactataCTACATTATAATTACCACTTGTACTTGGTTTTCAGGGTTGTCACTTGTATTCATGAGGCCCCTGATCCTCAGTTCTTGTGCAACTTCTAGTAGCCGGTCAAAGTCCTTGCCATGAACTTCCGTCTGGCCGAGATACATGAAATCAAGCAATTTCTCTAGTGCCTCAGAAGGGATACCAGCAAGAACAATAATGGGATGTTTGCTGGGGGTGTGCTCAAAAAGCTCTTCAAAGTATGAGCTGCACATTGCCAGGACAAACTTATGAGCTGGATAGTGCTTCTTATTGCAGACTAAGGTTACGTCTGCAAACTGTTCCtgtaagaagaaaacaaacatatcAGATGCATGATGCTTCCTCAATACTCACTCATTGATAAACTCTCTCTTCTGGGGAAAAATATTGACAAAAGAACCATGAAAATAACCTTTTGACAAGAATGGGAGACTACCttacttaaaacaaaaataatctgcCACCTTCTTATCCCAATACTATCAATCATTCTTATCTAATACACTCACTTAGTATTTCAATCCCTTCCTCCTATTCTGGCCCTCTGGAAGTTACAGTATAATCCAAAATACCTTATAACGCAGAGCTGTAATCACTCTGTGGAGAACTTGTAGATGATCTGTCCATGATAAGGAGAAATCAGAATCCTCATAGTCCTCTGCCATGATCATGCACTGAAAGAATGCTGTTATTAAGTTATCTTGAAACTATTTGGCTTTGTTCACTGCTTGACAAAAACATTGTTCTAAAGAGCATAACAAACATTAAAACAGAAAATGTTTACATCTCTAATTATTGTTAAACTAAGCAAGGAGCAATGTAATGTATGCACATGTCTTTGAATATCATGAAGATGCTTGAAAAGCCAAGCTAGAAAGCTATCATTGCAATGTCGATCTTGGGAACAGCAAGGTTAATACAAGTTGCTGAAGATTAGAATGCTTATCTGATGTTGAATTTAACTAGGGCTTTATAGAGTCTAATAAACAGCTAAGATATTAGAAAGTACCTTTTTACTAATATAGTCTACAAATCAAACTTTCCTTTGGGAAATATAAAACAGACTATACAACACAAAGTTATGTCAAAATTTGTCCATGAGAATATCTATCTGAATACAATACATTTTACTAATCTTACAAAATGGGTCTACATTTGCTTTTAACCCAATGTCTGTTAGTTTATAAACTGTATGAACTTNNNNNNNNNNNNNNNNNNNNNNNNNNNNNNNNNNNNNNNNNNNNNNNNNNNNNNNNNNNNNNNNNNNNNNNNNNNNNNNNNNNNNNNNNNNNNNNNNNNNNNNNNNNNNNNNNNNNNNNNNNNNNNNNNNNNNNNNNNNNNNNNNNNNNNNNNNNNNNNNNNNNNNNNNNNNNNNNNNNNNNNNNNNNNNNNNNNNNNNNNNNNNNNNNNNNNNNNNNNNNNNNNNNNNNNNNNNNNNNNNNNNNNNNNNNNNNNNNNNNNNNNNNNNNNNNNNNNNNNNNNNNNNNNNNNNNNNNNNNNNNNNNNNNNNNNNNNNNNNNNNNNNNNNNNNNNNNNNNNNNNNNNNNNNNNNNNNNNNNNNNNNNNNNNNAGGGCNNNNNNNNNNNNNNNNNNNNNNNNNNNNNNNNNNNNNNNNNNNNNNNNNNNNNNNNNNNNNNNNNNNNNNNNNNNNNNNNNNNNNNNNNNNNNNNNNNNNNNNNNNNNNNNNTTCCTTACTAATAAAAGCACACGAGCTGGGCTAATGATACTGATAGCTTAGACCATGTAGAAATTACTTACAagatgtgttttttgttatttacccTGCAACAGTTGCACTCTAGGTTCTGATAATGGGGGGGGGACATGAAGGCCAATAGATATGCAAATCaattagaagaaaaatagaaagataaacaatGATTTAAAGCTATATCAAGTCTGATAAGCCATGAGAAAAAAATCAACTCCACCAACATCTATAGCAAGGATATTCAGTTGTTGTGGGTCTCTTGACTGCAAAACATGGAAATATGAAATATGCATTAAAAGTAgtaaaataatgtaatgttaatatatgcattaaaactATGTAGCTAAATAAATGCTGTAACAAATATACCAATGGTTCAATGGTTATTACTGTCTTTGGTACTGATCAACCAGCCACTTTTATGGTGCATGTGATAAGATTATcatctatacattatatgataatttattccATAACATTCATCTATTCCCCTCAAGCTTTTTGAAGATATTTTACAGCCACATTTCAATTTCACAAATGAAATGTCACTTGTGGTGACAGTAATGGTTCTGATAGATGGCCTAGACAATGgtactaatatataaatgttcTATTATAGGTTACCTAAATATAACATNNNNNNNNNNNNNNNNNNNNNNNNNNNNNNNNNNNNNNNNNNNNNNNNNNNNNNNNNNNNNNNNNNNNNNNNNNNNNNNNNNNNNNNNNNNNNNNNNNNNNNNNNNNNNNNNNNNNNNNNNNNNNNNNNNNNNNNNNNNNNNNNNNNNNNNNNNNNNNNNNNNNNNNNNNNNNNNNNNNNNNNNNNNNNNNNNNNNNNNNNNNNNNNNNNNNNNNNNNNNNNNNNNNNNNNNNNNNNNNNNNNNNNNNNNN includes:
- the LOC119592505 gene encoding LOW QUALITY PROTEIN: zinc finger and BTB domain-containing protein 24-like (The sequence of the model RefSeq protein was modified relative to this genomic sequence to represent the inferred CDS: inserted 2 bases in 1 codon); the protein is MIMAEDYEDSDFSLSWTDHLQVLHRVITALRYKEQFADVTLVCNKKHYPAHKFVLAMCSSYFEELFEHTPSKHPIIVLAGIPSEALEKLLDFMYLGQTEVHGKDFDRLLEVAQELRIRGLMNTSDNPENQVQVENQTVFQSIKQEVVDGVKIVEPVSLAEFPINGELVEIVGEKRKNEIKELVDLKAVQSGNGDHVLTHTVTSSMVVESSVNNNVESRKRQSSSENCDTALNKCSQCEKSFESEDLLNYHKISHIEDKFFTCSDCPYKTLNYNDYKTHTSKHAKSRPYACPYCPEKQVNKELHISHQQKMHPTKEVTITRTESLFEKILVKQDQESSPLTAETKXPFQQPPSKMARTSQSPTVESLSQRNAEWSPKTSVKRIVLQKQPRRSTSKSSRGRRS